The genomic segment GGCATAAGGCAGATGCGGTATCACAAGCTGGCGAAGGGTCACGAATTCATCCATCAGATAGGGCAAATCCACGTCGCCGACCGCCGGATGTCCCCCTGCCCCCAGATTTTTCGATTCCAGATTCTGCACCGACTGGAGCCAATAATCTTGCCGCGCGAGATGCCGAAAGTTTTCCTCATCAGTTTTTTTGCGCAAGTGCCGAAATCGTCCGACGACCAGCATGGTCGATTTGCTCCCATTTCGATATCGCACTTGGTACAGCGGTTGCCCCACGATCCGTTTCTCCACGCCACCCACCCTCCAGGCCAATTGGACGGAGTACGCAAATTTCTGCCCGGTCGCGACGCGATAACCAAACGCTGGTCCTGCTGTGCTGACTCGGGAGGTCGACCGTTTGCGTGTCAATCGACTTCGCGTGGACCGATTCCTCGTGGAGCGACGACGACTATTTTTTGAGCGCGACTTTTCCATTTCGCGCTGCTTCTTTTCCATTTCCCGCCGCGCCTTCTCAATTTCCGCGCGAATCGCATTCCGATCAAGCTTCTTGCCCGCCCCGCCCAGGCCTTTGCCAAGCTGTCCTGGCAAATCGGCTTGAACGCGTATGTTGATCGTGAGCGTAAGCACTATGGCGATGCAGACCACTAGGCTCACTCGACGCATGCGCAGATTCCGCGAAGTCTTGGCGTGTCGTTTCACAGCTCATTTCTCCCACTCTGGAAATTAAAGGGCCCGACAACATCAACCGCTTGATCCGTTGCCCTCTAAGCAAGTATCAGCCGAGATTCTGCAGCGACACCCAGTGAGCCAAAGTCTGATCACAGATCGGATGTAATCTCAACGGGTATTAACGGCATTAGTGGTTCTATGGCGCCGCTGAAGAGGACCGTGACCTGGAATGACCACTAAAGTCGACACGATTTCCATCGCTGATCAAGTAGGTCCGGCTGTACCGGACAATAGCGGGTTCGAAGTATAGTTGCAGAATGGGACAGCTATTCTTCAGAACGCCCAACCGGGAATGGCCGGTGAAACCGGCCCTACTTCTACTGCATTCGCCGCATACGTTACGGTTCAGGGTCGAAGCTCATGCCATCACCATCTTCGACAGAAAACTTTTCCGTGTCGACAGCGGGATCACAGTCGTCGCGCTCAGTGATTTTGATAACAACTTCATCCCCGACCTGTAGGGGCAACTTCTGCCATCGGCGCATTTCGCCGACCTTATGCACGCCGAGCACATCCGCGTAAATTTGCTCGACAAATGTCGTACCGTGATCTTGCAGATGTATGTGATGCACCGTCGCCTGTAAAGCCCCTGCATCGCCGATGCCGGCAGTGTATTTGTGAGTTCCATTCACTGACACGTCAAAAACGACCATGAGCTGCTCCGGATCTATGTTTTCGTGGGTCCAGTTGTGCCGGAGGAATGCGGGTTCGACACGCAATTGTGCTTTTTAAACACGACTCGTCAGGCCGCCCAAACGATAACGGCCGGTGAAACCGACCCTACGCCTCGTCTTGCAAACGCTCGACAACTGCTGCCACTGCAGCGGCGTATTCGGAGGTCGTCGCGTTACCGCCTAAGTCGCCCGTGATCGTCTTGCCCTCGGCCAAAACCGTATGCACCGCATGTTCGATATTGGCGGCCGCTTCCAGCTGCCGTAGATGCCGCAGCATCAATGCCCCACTCAATATCAGCGCCGTCGGATTCGCGATGCCTTGGCCGGCGATGTCCGGGGCCGAGCCATGAACCGCTTCAAAGACAGCGCAGTGGGTCCCAATGTTCGCGCTCGGGGCAACACCCAACCCACCCACCAGACCGCTGGTCAGGTCCGAAATGATATCGCCAAACAGATTCTCCATTACCAACACATCAAAACTCTCCGGCCGCATAACCAGCCGCATAGCCGTCGCGTCGACGATGTATTCCTCCAATTCGATTTCGTGATAATCCTTCGCCACGACCCGTGCCACATCCAAAAACAACCCATCGCTCAGCTTGAGAATGTTAGCCTTATGGACCACGGTCACTTTTTTGCGGCCGTATTGCCGAGCGGTCTCGAATGCGAACCGCACGATCCGTTCCGAAGCTTCATAGGTGATCACCCGCAAACTTTCGATCACCCCGGGAATCACCTCGTGCTCCAATC from the Symmachiella macrocystis genome contains:
- a CDS encoding isocitrate/isopropylmalate dehydrogenase family protein translates to MSYTVTLLPGDGIGPEVTAAARTVIEATGFTIDWDVQEAGGDVIEKYGTALPEPALDSIRRNGVALKGPITTPVGKGFSSVNVKLRKELKLYANYRPAKTMPGVKSRYDNVDLIVIRENTEGLYSGLEHEVIPGVIESLRVITYEASERIVRFAFETARQYGRKKVTVVHKANILKLSDGLFLDVARVVAKDYHEIELEEYIVDATAMRLVMRPESFDVLVMENLFGDIISDLTSGLVGGLGVAPSANIGTHCAVFEAVHGSAPDIAGQGIANPTALILSGALMLRHLRQLEAAANIEHAVHTVLAEGKTITGDLGGNATTSEYAAAVAAVVERLQDEA